A region of Methanocorpusculum labreanum Z DNA encodes the following proteins:
- a CDS encoding MBL fold metallo-hydrolase: MMLDTDFLERIAPYIEPLTAEERAEYIAEGEVSVQIREGEGITPKDYLQLVENIGLYLGKTSGEGFESNYQTIQLSNGKTLLVIQLPGGGNLNVFLTPEGKMILDTGYGCYYKDCERMIKALNAGDFSDVKFVVCTHGDADHCGASGYFPVTPVMHPVTKALLESGTRGYASPNGREILEKFYTTTINTYSRMNVPETVEYCKTEPVGTRGLFPVIDSFSFADMQFEVWASLGGHIAGQIFLYEPNEGLLFTSDALLNFATLSKARADYSSIADSMIGSVNVNSETARIERRELLRIAKEFDELQKAAGKRLLICCGHGAVSILDEKGMLSPYSEPLYYAADSC, translated from the coding sequence ATGATGCTTGATACAGATTTTTTAGAACGTATCGCTCCTTATATTGAACCCCTTACGGCCGAGGAACGGGCCGAATATATTGCGGAAGGCGAAGTATCGGTACAGATCCGGGAAGGCGAAGGTATCACGCCGAAGGATTATCTCCAGCTGGTGGAAAATATCGGCCTCTATCTTGGAAAGACGAGCGGCGAAGGCTTCGAGTCGAATTATCAGACGATCCAGCTTAGTAACGGCAAGACCCTGCTCGTTATCCAGCTGCCGGGCGGCGGCAATCTGAACGTATTTCTGACCCCCGAGGGCAAAATGATCCTTGATACCGGTTACGGCTGCTATTATAAAGACTGCGAGCGGATGATCAAAGCCCTCAACGCAGGGGATTTTTCCGATGTGAAGTTCGTGGTCTGCACGCACGGTGATGCGGATCACTGCGGGGCGTCGGGGTATTTCCCGGTGACGCCTGTGATGCATCCGGTGACAAAAGCCCTTCTCGAGAGCGGGACGCGGGGCTATGCGTCGCCGAACGGCCGCGAGATTCTGGAGAAGTTCTACACGACGACGATCAACACCTACTCCCGCATGAACGTGCCGGAGACGGTAGAATATTGTAAGACCGAGCCGGTCGGCACACGCGGGCTTTTCCCGGTCATCGACTCGTTTTCGTTTGCGGATATGCAGTTCGAGGTTTGGGCAAGTCTCGGCGGTCACATTGCGGGCCAGATCTTTTTGTACGAGCCAAACGAGGGACTGCTTTTCACAAGCGACGCTCTGCTGAACTTTGCGACGCTCTCCAAGGCGCGTGCGGATTACAGTTCGATCGCGGATTCGATGATCGGCTCGGTGAACGTGAACAGCGAGACGGCCAGAATCGAACGACGCGAACTCCTGAGGATCGCCAAAGAGTTTGACGAACTGCAGAAAGCCGCCGGCAAGCGTCTTCTGATCTGCTGCGGCCATGGGGCGGTGTCCATTCTGGATGAAAAAGGCATGCTCTCTCCTTACAGCGAGCCGCTCTACTACGCGGCAGACTCCTGCTGA
- a CDS encoding GxxExxY protein — protein sequence MDHIVENPEIIYPDEVHKIIGCAMTIYNTLGRGFLEAVYHDALEVELELQGIPFEHKKHLNIFYKGVKLPSYYQADVVCYNNIILELKCETELLKEDEAQLINYLKATGIRLGILINFGKRRKLEWRRVVYSDERYLCNANLPRE from the coding sequence ATGGATCATATTGTGGAAAACCCCGAGATTATCTATCCAGATGAAGTGCATAAAATAATCGGCTGTGCCATGACCATCTATAATACTCTGGGACGCGGGTTTCTGGAAGCTGTTTATCATGATGCTCTGGAAGTTGAACTGGAATTGCAGGGAATTCCTTTTGAACACAAAAAACATCTGAATATTTTCTACAAAGGCGTGAAACTGCCGAGTTATTATCAGGCAGACGTGGTCTGTTACAATAATATCATCCTTGAACTGAAATGTGAGACGGAATTACTCAAAGAGGATGAGGCACAGCTCATCAATTATCTGAAAGCTACCGGAATTAGACTTGGAATTCTTATCAATTTTGGAAAAAGGAGAAAACTCGAGTGGAGACGAGTCGTATATTCCGATGAACGATATCTGTGTAATGCCAATCTCCCAAGAGAATAA
- a CDS encoding YkgJ family cysteine cluster protein, with translation MGGNFECTQCGLCCLGIGEVVRMDKQISKYGFVVKNEVVREMRQALITPEYRELFDNDHSVQEENRAACFFVRRKPDGKYVCTIHPYRLFICKDYHCCAARIWKGGEEKGRVKGRVSLVTKDEDLHGIWLEHVQKHPDPSREHIESVMGEHGYSILFYDGE, from the coding sequence ATGGGAGGGAATTTTGAGTGCACCCAGTGCGGACTCTGCTGCCTTGGGATCGGCGAGGTCGTCAGAATGGACAAACAGATTTCCAAGTACGGGTTCGTCGTAAAAAACGAAGTGGTCCGCGAGATGCGTCAGGCCCTCATCACGCCCGAATATCGGGAACTCTTTGATAACGACCACTCGGTTCAGGAGGAAAACCGGGCCGCCTGCTTTTTTGTCCGGCGAAAGCCCGACGGAAAATACGTATGCACCATCCACCCGTACAGGCTTTTCATCTGTAAAGACTACCACTGCTGCGCCGCCCGGATCTGGAAAGGCGGCGAGGAAAAAGGCCGTGTCAAAGGCCGCGTCTCGCTTGTTACAAAAGACGAGGATCTGCACGGAATCTGGCTGGAGCATGTCCAGAAACATCCCGACCCGTCCCGCGAACACATTGAATCCGTGATGGGGGAACACGGTTATTCCATTCTGTTCTATGACGGTGAATGA
- a CDS encoding HAD family hydrolase, whose translation MQTLLSAPFKAVLFDMDNTLFDFVEAMKKGCDAAAASVGEGTGEELLSYYLRWKYHFEDHTNLQDFMMAHNRFSVEKYFEAVGAFDEAKMNCLTAYPGIEGVLTGLRDAGYRLGVVTDAFSYAAELRLEHLGLKSYFDVIVGYDTTGYKKPHFAPFECALDLLGLAPHEAAYVGDSIRRDIEPVKSLGMTAVYAKYGDRNFFDHPSLACPQKVLVADTPLDILRLLRP comes from the coding sequence ATGCAGACCCTGCTCTCCGCTCCGTTCAAAGCCGTCCTTTTCGATATGGACAATACGCTTTTCGATTTTGTGGAGGCGATGAAAAAGGGCTGTGATGCGGCCGCCGCTTCGGTCGGGGAAGGGACCGGGGAGGAGCTTTTGAGCTATTATCTGCGGTGGAAGTATCATTTCGAGGACCACACGAATCTGCAGGATTTCATGATGGCCCACAACCGCTTTTCGGTGGAGAAGTATTTCGAGGCGGTCGGCGCTTTCGACGAGGCAAAGATGAACTGCCTGACGGCATACCCCGGGATCGAAGGGGTCCTGACCGGTCTGCGGGACGCCGGATACCGCCTTGGGGTCGTAACGGATGCGTTTTCCTACGCGGCCGAACTGCGTCTCGAACATCTGGGTCTGAAGTCCTACTTCGATGTGATTGTGGGTTACGACACGACCGGGTACAAAAAACCGCATTTCGCTCCGTTCGAGTGCGCTCTGGATCTTCTCGGTCTTGCCCCACACGAGGCGGCCTATGTCGGCGACTCGATCCGGCGCGACATCGAACCGGTCAAGTCTCTGGGTATGACGGCCGTTTATGCGAAGTACGGGGATCGGAACTTTTTCGATCATCCGTCGCTTGCCTGCCCGCAGAAAGTTCTCGTGGCGGACACACCTTTGGATATTCTGCGGCTTTTACGACCATAA
- a CDS encoding HNH endonuclease: MTEPRRLPGIRLQDLVIMTKLSSRDWTLDPAKGDIISTRTGKPLRFCTNNVGYQEASVTFHGRRVKIQRHRAVYIAGACRTYQDLPTDFDLQVDHINGDLTDCRFENLRLIPARENNRPKSGYMLRFFSSDEVAVLRERYAKGVSPPVMAAEFGVSRSTIWRLVTRRTYKEVP; the protein is encoded by the coding sequence ATGACTGAACCAAGGCGCCTCCCCGGCATCCGGCTCCAGGACCTCGTCATCATGACGAAACTCAGCTCCCGGGACTGGACCCTCGACCCTGCCAAAGGAGACATCATCTCCACCCGGACGGGCAAACCGCTGCGGTTCTGCACGAACAACGTCGGCTACCAGGAGGCCTCCGTCACCTTCCACGGACGCCGCGTCAAGATCCAGCGGCACCGTGCCGTCTACATCGCCGGGGCCTGCCGGACCTACCAGGACCTCCCGACCGACTTCGACCTCCAGGTCGATCACATAAACGGCGACCTCACCGACTGCCGGTTCGAAAACCTCCGGCTGATCCCCGCACGGGAAAACAACCGTCCGAAATCCGGGTATATGCTCCGGTTCTTCAGCAGCGACGAGGTGGCCGTGCTTCGGGAGAGGTATGCAAAGGGCGTTTCCCCGCCGGTGATGGCCGCGGAGTTTGGGGTCTCGCGATCCACGATCTGGCGGCTCGTGACCCGCCGGACCTATAAGGAGGTGCCCTGA